One segment of Scleropages formosus chromosome 23, fSclFor1.1, whole genome shotgun sequence DNA contains the following:
- the rpz4 gene encoding rapunzel 4 — protein MAEQLQKVLVDKKDMVESVMEVLEKGAEAVASIAGDLFPVFSIAAPLVQLALDNVESKEAEYMTEQFQKVRDRLDVISEEVERITQEIKKSGVDAAYFQVEENITNQFRKYMDILKAKPKFKDAKKKQFLEHFDKTGGDKNLHTLYSAVTGDNFSGESVLEITLNYEEKSRRVMEDFCARLKNLFCVGIIALLGYAALKGYGEEEKFLQDWREKVEAVQLKMNAVIEDCINSFPEQAQSDTRRLVRDQAGAMTNQQLADAIIEALKRKYDWVQWSVRIYGTPTGFFADKKGFHCSVGKSRFQVAGPDEKLNVMVSYSASPEPLDKAQVEQLVLEQKKVTVVATAELLFERLPACVVHTVKTSKDLACSWSFSDELHLWMAFKNIYVCVHSA, from the coding sequence ATGGCGGAACAGCTACAGAAGGTACTGGTGGACAAGAAGGACATGGTGGAGTCTGTAATGGAGGTGCTGGAGAAAGGCGCTGAAGCAGTGGCCAGTATTGCTGGGGATCTCTTCCCCGTGTTTTCTATTGCCGCACCCCTTGTTCAGCTGGCTCTGGACAATGTGGAAAGCAAAGAGGCAGAGTACATGACGGAGCAGTTCCAGAAGGTGCGCGACCGCTTGGATGTCATCTCTGAGGAGGTGGAGCGCATCACCCAGGAGATCAAAAAGAGCGGTGTTGACGCGGCCTACTTCCAGGTGGAAGAGAACATCACGAATCAGTTCCGCAAGTACATGGACATCCTCAAAGCCAAGCCCAAGTTCAAGGATGCGAAGAAAAAGCAATTCCTGGAGCACTTTGACAAGACTGGAGGAGACAAGAACTTGCACACGCTGTACTCGGCTGTAACGGGAGACAACTTCTCGGGTGAGTCGGTGCTGGAGATCACGCTAAACTACGAGGAGAAGAGCCGGAGGGTTATGGAGGACTTCTGTGCCCGGCTGAAAAACCTGTTCTGTGTGGGAATCATCGCTCTGTTGGGTTATGCTGCTCTCAAGGGGTATGGTGAAGAGGAGAAGTTTTTGCAGGACTGGCGTGAGAAGGTTGAAGCAGTCCAGTTGAAGATGAACGCGGTCATTGAGGACTGCATCAACAGCTTCCCAGAACAGGCCCAAAGTGACACCCGCAGACTGGTAAGGGACCAGGCGGGAGCCATGACCAACCAACAGCTGGCAGATGCCATCATAGAAGCTTTGAAGCGGAAGTATGACTGGGTGCAGTGGTCCGTCCGAATTTATGGCACCCCCACAGGCTTTTTCGCAGACAAAAAGGGCTTCCATTGCTCAGTGGGCAAGAGTCGGTTCCAAGTGGCAGGACCAGATGAGAAGCTCAACGTGATGGTGTCCTACAGCGCCTCACCCGAGCCTTTGGATAAGGCCCAGGTGGAGCAGTTGGTCCTGGAGCAGAAGAAGGTGACCGTGGTCGCCACAGCAGAGCTGCTCTTTGAGCGGCTGCCAGCCTGCGTTGTCCACACGGTCAAGACATCCAAAGATCTGGCCTGCTCCTGGAGCTTCTCGGATGAGCTGCACTTGTGGATGGCCTTCAAGAATATCTACGTGTGTGTTCATTCTGCCTGA